One Methylomonas sp. LL1 DNA window includes the following coding sequences:
- a CDS encoding formylmethanofuran dehydrogenase subunit A, which translates to MLIKLTGGTVYDPASGIDGQQQDIYIRDGRIVAPPTDGAPVDREYDLRGKVVMSGAIDMHTHIGGGKGNIARTLLPEDHRMDPVPRTHITRSGNGHAMPSTYVAGYRYAEMGYTAGFEPAVLPINARQAHMEMGDMPILDKGGYVLMGSDDFLLRMMTANKDQKAINDYVAWTLQAAKGIGIKVVNAGGINAFKFNQRKLDLDEQNAYYNVTPRQILQTLARAVQEIGLTHPLHVHGCNLGVPGNVDTTLNTIQGVEGLPMHLTHIQFHSYGTEGDFKFSSGAAQIAEAINSNPNITADVGQILFGQTVTASGDNMRQHANHRFASPNKWVCMDIECDAGCGVVPFKYKDQNFVNALQWAIGLEIFLLVEDPWRIFLTTDHPNGAPFTSYPHLIRLLMDRSFRNDMLATIHPEAQKMTTLASIEREYSFNEIAIMTRAGAARIIGLKDRGALSAGNWADITVYTENADRQAMFTKPDYVFKDGELVVKDGQVVKVTWGTTHIVKPEYDLSIENDLKPYFDKYLTMKLGNFKISDDEISEDGRGSLTAHPLRGAA; encoded by the coding sequence ATGCTGATAAAACTCACAGGTGGAACCGTTTACGATCCGGCCAGCGGCATCGACGGTCAGCAACAAGACATTTACATCCGGGATGGCCGCATCGTCGCCCCCCCGACGGACGGCGCACCGGTCGACCGGGAATACGATTTGCGCGGCAAGGTAGTGATGTCCGGCGCCATCGACATGCACACCCACATCGGCGGCGGCAAGGGCAATATCGCCCGCACCCTGCTGCCGGAAGACCACCGCATGGACCCGGTGCCCCGCACCCACATCACTCGCTCCGGCAACGGCCACGCCATGCCTAGCACCTATGTCGCCGGCTACCGTTACGCCGAGATGGGCTACACCGCCGGTTTCGAGCCCGCGGTATTGCCGATCAACGCCCGCCAAGCCCACATGGAAATGGGCGACATGCCGATTCTGGATAAGGGCGGCTATGTATTGATGGGCAGCGACGATTTCCTGCTGCGCATGATGACAGCCAACAAGGACCAGAAAGCCATCAACGATTACGTGGCCTGGACCCTGCAAGCGGCGAAAGGCATAGGCATCAAGGTCGTTAACGCCGGCGGCATCAACGCCTTCAAATTTAACCAGCGCAAACTGGATCTGGACGAGCAAAACGCCTATTACAACGTCACGCCGCGTCAAATCCTGCAAACCCTGGCCCGCGCGGTCCAGGAAATCGGACTGACTCACCCGCTGCACGTGCATGGCTGTAACCTGGGGGTACCCGGCAACGTCGACACCACCTTGAACACGATTCAAGGAGTCGAAGGCTTGCCGATGCACTTAACCCATATCCAGTTCCATAGCTACGGCACCGAAGGCGATTTCAAATTCTCCTCCGGCGCCGCGCAAATTGCCGAAGCGATCAACAGTAACCCCAACATCACCGCCGACGTCGGCCAGATCTTGTTCGGACAAACCGTTACCGCCTCCGGCGACAACATGCGCCAACATGCCAACCACCGCTTCGCCAGCCCCAACAAATGGGTGTGCATGGACATCGAATGCGATGCCGGCTGTGGCGTGGTGCCGTTTAAATACAAGGACCAGAACTTCGTCAACGCCTTGCAATGGGCCATTGGTTTGGAAATTTTCCTGCTGGTCGAAGATCCGTGGCGAATATTCCTGACCACCGACCACCCCAACGGCGCGCCGTTCACCAGCTATCCGCATTTGATCCGTCTGCTGATGGACAGAAGCTTCCGCAACGACATGCTGGCGACTATTCACCCGGAAGCGCAGAAGATGACCACACTGGCATCCATCGAACGCGAATACAGCTTCAACGAAATCGCCATCATGACCCGCGCCGGCGCGGCCCGCATCATAGGCTTGAAAGACAGAGGCGCGCTGAGTGCCGGCAACTGGGCCGACATCACCGTCTACACCGAAAATGCCGATAGACAGGCGATGTTCACCAAACCGGATTACGTGTTCAAGGACGGCGAACTGGTGGTCAAAGACGGCCAAGTCGTCAAAGTCACCTGGGGAACCACCCACATCGTCAAGCCGGAATACGATTTGTCTATCGAAAATGACCTCAAGCCGTATTTCGACAAATACCTGACTATGAAACTCGGCAACTTTAAAATCAGCGACGACGAAATTAGCGAAGACGGACGCGGCAGTTTGACGGCGCATCCACTAAGAGGTGCAGCATGA
- a CDS encoding formylmethanofuran dehydrogenase subunit B: protein MTEITEIPSPFCGIGTDDLAIQVDGVSLKVSTNGCAINTPAFEQPIADTNPRVSGQAASLDAAVAKAAQLLRDTSQPVIGGCATDVNGMRALLALADKTGAVVDNINFPAARRNLLALQDSGWMNTTLAELKNRCDLLLIVGADLEAFAPRFFERYLWNQEAMFLDDTANREIIYLGKAPSGNASTSPSGRQATVHCCSDSDLPDVTAALSALIKGRLLQAQSVAGIAISDLQAIADKLKAARYSVVLWGAAALSYDHAELTVQAICNIVRDINLQDTRCSGFPLGGKEGDQTANQVCGWTTGYPARVNFARGYPEYDPFLYDSQAMVNNGEADALLWVQAFNSNARPQKSDLPTIVVGRSGMKFDKEPDVFIPVGTPGIDHPGHAYRLDNVVAIRLKKLRDSGLPSTAEVLSAIEQAL, encoded by the coding sequence ATGACTGAAATCACTGAGATACCCAGCCCGTTCTGCGGTATCGGCACCGACGACCTAGCGATACAAGTCGACGGTGTGAGCCTAAAAGTAAGCACCAATGGTTGCGCCATTAATACCCCGGCTTTTGAACAGCCGATCGCCGATACCAACCCCAGAGTCAGCGGTCAAGCGGCCAGCCTGGACGCCGCCGTAGCCAAAGCCGCGCAATTGTTGCGCGATACCAGCCAACCGGTAATCGGCGGTTGCGCCACCGACGTCAACGGCATGCGAGCCCTGCTGGCCCTGGCCGATAAAACCGGCGCGGTGGTCGATAACATTAATTTCCCGGCCGCCCGCCGCAATCTACTGGCCTTGCAGGATTCGGGTTGGATGAACACCACGCTAGCCGAACTGAAAAATCGCTGCGATCTGCTGCTGATCGTCGGTGCCGATTTGGAGGCTTTCGCGCCGCGCTTCTTCGAGCGTTATCTGTGGAACCAGGAAGCCATGTTTCTGGACGACACCGCCAACCGCGAAATCATTTACTTGGGCAAGGCACCCTCCGGCAACGCATCGACTTCTCCGTCCGGACGCCAGGCGACCGTGCATTGTTGCTCGGACTCCGATTTGCCGGACGTTACCGCCGCATTATCCGCCTTAATCAAAGGCCGTTTGCTGCAAGCGCAAAGCGTCGCCGGCATCGCCATCAGTGATCTGCAAGCCATCGCCGATAAACTGAAAGCCGCCCGTTATAGCGTAGTGCTGTGGGGCGCGGCAGCCTTGTCTTACGACCATGCGGAACTAACAGTGCAGGCCATCTGCAACATCGTCCGCGACATCAATCTGCAAGACACGCGCTGCTCCGGTTTTCCTTTGGGTGGCAAGGAAGGCGACCAAACCGCCAACCAGGTTTGCGGCTGGACCACCGGCTATCCGGCGCGCGTCAATTTCGCCCGAGGTTATCCCGAGTACGATCCGTTCCTGTACGACAGCCAAGCCATGGTCAACAATGGCGAAGCCGATGCCTTGCTTTGGGTACAAGCCTTCAATAGCAACGCTCGGCCGCAAAAATCCGACTTGCCGACCATCGTCGTCGGCCGTTCCGGCATGAAATTCGATAAGGAACCCGACGTCTTCATTCCGGTCGGCACCCCCGGCATCGATCATCCGGGCCACGCTTACCGTCTGGATAATGTGGTGGCCATCCGCCTGAAAAAACTGCGCGACTCCGGCCTGCCCAGCACCGCCGAAGTATTGTCCGCCATCGAACAAGCTCTTTAG
- a CDS encoding 4a-hydroxytetrahydrobiopterin dehydratase, giving the protein MTHDIQTAMSEAEIISRLGTELPHWYYENGWIRRKFKTSGWKATLMVVNTVGHLAEKAWHHPDLTVSYAFVIVKLVTHAAKGVTEKDFALAKKIEDVVMWDAATTSNGVFEGTPDDPRFKYIKQD; this is encoded by the coding sequence ATGACTCACGATATTCAAACCGCCATGTCCGAAGCCGAAATCATCAGCAGACTCGGCACGGAATTACCACACTGGTATTACGAAAACGGCTGGATACGCCGAAAATTCAAGACCAGCGGCTGGAAAGCCACGTTAATGGTGGTCAATACCGTCGGCCATCTGGCTGAAAAAGCCTGGCATCATCCGGATTTAACCGTTTCCTATGCGTTTGTGATCGTGAAACTGGTCACCCATGCCGCCAAGGGCGTGACCGAAAAAGATTTCGCCTTGGCAAAAAAAATCGAAGACGTGGTGATGTGGGATGCCGCAACCACGTCCAACGGCGTCTTTGAAGGCACGCCGGACGATCCGCGTTTCAAATACATCAAACAAGACTGA
- a CDS encoding ClpXP protease specificity-enhancing factor, whose amino-acid sequence MTPLKPYLIRSIYEWITDNNLTPHLLVNAEFPGVNLPTEFVENGRIVLNIRPEAIQGLVLGNDEIQFNARFSGKPMRINAPTQAILAIYAKENGRGMVFDPEEIDDDTPPPEPENKPPQRPQLRVVK is encoded by the coding sequence ATGACACCACTTAAGCCCTATTTGATCCGCTCGATTTACGAATGGATCACCGATAACAATCTCACCCCCCATCTCTTGGTCAATGCCGAATTCCCAGGCGTCAACTTGCCGACCGAGTTTGTTGAAAATGGCCGCATTGTGCTGAATATTCGACCCGAAGCCATTCAAGGCTTGGTGCTGGGCAATGATGAAATTCAATTCAACGCCCGTTTCTCCGGCAAACCCATGCGCATCAATGCGCCTACCCAAGCCATCCTGGCGATTTACGCCAAGGAAAACGGCAGGGGCATGGTATTCGATCCGGAAGAAATCGACGACGACACCCCGCCGCCCGAACCCGAAAACAAGCCGCCACAAAGACCCCAACTGAGAGTCGTCAAGTAG
- a CDS encoding glutathione S-transferase N-terminal domain-containing protein → MSHCARLVVHEKGVPADIEYFDPNDPPEDLVELNPNGNSPTFVERDLVLYDARIIMEYLDERFPHPALHQMDPVSRANARMLIKRIDQDWYPLLEEVQIHGDKKAAKAKKMLKESLMAAAPVFESTPYFMSEEYSLIDCVMAPFLWRLPSIGIDITGLGKGITAYANRLFSRKAFQDSLSREEKELMPSSK, encoded by the coding sequence ATGAGTCACTGTGCCCGCCTCGTTGTTCATGAAAAAGGCGTTCCAGCTGATATCGAATACTTCGATCCGAACGATCCGCCGGAAGATCTTGTGGAGCTCAATCCCAACGGCAACTCGCCTACTTTTGTGGAACGAGATTTGGTGTTATACGATGCCCGTATCATCATGGAATATCTGGACGAACGCTTCCCGCACCCGGCCCTGCATCAGATGGACCCGGTTTCTCGCGCCAATGCCCGGATGCTGATCAAACGCATAGACCAAGACTGGTACCCCTTGCTGGAGGAAGTCCAGATACACGGCGACAAAAAAGCCGCCAAAGCCAAGAAAATGCTGAAGGAAAGCCTGATGGCCGCCGCGCCGGTATTCGAATCCACCCCCTATTTCATGAGCGAGGAATATTCATTAATCGACTGCGTGATGGCGCCTTTTTTATGGCGGCTGCCTAGTATCGGCATCGACATCACCGGCCTCGGCAAAGGCATTACCGCTTATGCCAATCGCCTGTTCTCTCGCAAGGCGTTTCAGGACAGCCTGAGCCGCGAAGAAAAAGAATTGATGCCCTCAAGCAAATGA
- a CDS encoding cytochrome c1 yields the protein MKKVLYTLLFLLPFTVSASSGAKLESADIDLTDSASLERGAHHYVTYCLGCHSAKHIRYKRIALDLHLDEAEILKNVAPLGAGIYDQMHSAMNGHDAEKWFGTTPPDLSLIARSRGADWLYSYLKGFYTEKGKPTGVNNAIFKDVAMPNVFWQLQGTQTAITKTIDGQEVITELKLEEPGQLSPQEFDRLVNDLVNFLVYVGEPVQLERQQMGKYVLFFILMFIILAYLLKKEYWKDVH from the coding sequence ATGAAAAAAGTTCTCTACACTCTTTTATTTTTGCTGCCTTTCACTGTCAGCGCTAGCAGCGGCGCCAAACTGGAATCAGCCGACATCGATCTAACCGACAGCGCGTCATTAGAGCGCGGCGCGCACCATTACGTGACCTATTGTCTGGGCTGCCACTCGGCCAAGCACATCCGTTATAAACGTATTGCGCTCGACTTGCATCTGGATGAAGCGGAGATCCTGAAAAACGTCGCGCCGCTGGGCGCCGGCATTTATGACCAGATGCATTCGGCGATGAACGGCCACGACGCGGAAAAATGGTTCGGTACCACGCCGCCGGATTTATCCTTGATCGCCCGTTCGCGCGGGGCCGACTGGTTGTACAGTTACCTGAAGGGTTTCTATACCGAAAAAGGCAAACCGACCGGCGTCAATAATGCGATATTTAAGGATGTGGCGATGCCGAATGTGTTTTGGCAACTACAAGGCACGCAGACCGCCATCACCAAAACCATTGACGGTCAGGAGGTCATTACCGAGCTGAAACTGGAAGAACCAGGCCAGTTATCACCGCAGGAATTCGACCGCTTGGTTAACGACCTGGTTAACTTCCTGGTTTATGTTGGCGAGCCCGTGCAACTGGAAAGACAGCAAATGGGTAAATATGTGCTGTTCTTTATCCTGATGTTCATCATCCTGGCCTACCTGCTTAAAAAAGAATACTGGAAGGACGTACACTAA
- a CDS encoding cytochrome b produces the protein MKQRMNQCSEWLLGRFPISDLWNEHMAHYYAPKNFNIWYFFGSLALFVLVNQFITGILLTMNYKPDAKLAFDSVEYIMRDVNWGWLVRYMHSTGASAFFIVVYLHMFRGLIYGSFKQPRELIWIFGMLIFVCLMAEAFMGYLLPWGQMSYWGAQVIISLFSAIPVVGDELSLWVRGDYVVSDATLNRFFAFHVIAVPLVLLILVFLHIVALHEVGSNNPDGIEIKDNVNWQGRPLDGIPFHPYYTVKDIVGVGVFMFFFAAVIFYMPELGGYFLEHANFIPADPLKTPEHIAPVWYFTPFYAILRAVPDKFAGVIAMGGAIVVLFMLPWLDRSKVKSIRYRGGIFKKAVLLFVIAFIGLGYLGTQPATPGATTVARILTAVYFGFFLLMPLYTRWEKTKPLPERLTEQPTLEDRIPAVKALIDEVVSVETTPGMMGATVVKRRPNYSGISAVLIRFAKNLKKSLD, from the coding sequence ATGAAACAAAGAATGAATCAATGCAGCGAATGGCTGCTGGGCCGTTTCCCTATCTCCGATTTGTGGAACGAGCACATGGCGCATTACTACGCGCCAAAAAACTTTAACATCTGGTACTTTTTCGGCTCCCTAGCCTTGTTCGTACTGGTCAACCAGTTCATCACCGGCATTTTGCTGACCATGAACTACAAACCCGACGCCAAATTGGCCTTCGATTCGGTCGAATACATCATGCGCGACGTCAACTGGGGCTGGCTGGTGCGCTACATGCATTCCACCGGCGCCTCGGCCTTTTTCATCGTGGTCTATCTGCACATGTTCCGCGGCCTGATCTACGGTTCGTTCAAGCAACCGCGCGAGCTGATTTGGATTTTCGGCATGCTGATTTTCGTCTGCCTGATGGCCGAAGCCTTCATGGGCTATCTGTTGCCTTGGGGCCAGATGTCTTACTGGGGCGCGCAAGTCATCATCTCGCTGTTCAGCGCAATACCCGTGGTGGGCGACGAGTTGTCCTTGTGGGTACGTGGCGACTATGTAGTCTCCGATGCAACCTTGAACAGATTTTTTGCCTTCCACGTCATCGCCGTGCCGCTGGTGTTGCTGATTTTGGTATTCCTGCACATCGTCGCGCTGCATGAAGTCGGCTCCAACAATCCCGACGGCATCGAAATCAAGGACAACGTCAATTGGCAGGGCAGACCGCTGGACGGCATTCCTTTCCATCCTTATTACACCGTAAAAGACATCGTCGGCGTCGGCGTATTCATGTTCTTCTTTGCCGCGGTGATTTTTTACATGCCGGAATTGGGCGGCTATTTCCTCGAGCACGCCAACTTCATCCCGGCCGATCCTCTGAAAACACCCGAGCATATCGCGCCGGTCTGGTATTTCACCCCTTTCTACGCCATCCTGCGCGCGGTTCCGGATAAGTTTGCCGGCGTAATCGCGATGGGTGGCGCCATCGTCGTGCTGTTCATGCTGCCTTGGCTGGATCGTAGCAAGGTCAAATCCATCCGTTACCGTGGCGGCATTTTCAAAAAAGCCGTACTGCTGTTCGTCATCGCCTTTATCGGCTTGGGCTATTTGGGCACTCAACCCGCCACGCCCGGCGCAACCACCGTGGCCAGGATATTAACCGCGGTTTACTTCGGCTTCTTCCTGCTGATGCCGCTGTATACCCGCTGGGAAAAAACCAAACCTCTGCCCGAGCGCTTAACCGAGCAGCCAACCCTGGAAGATCGAATCCCGGCCGTGAAGGCGTTGATTGACGAGGTCGTCAGCGTCGAAACCACTCCGGGCATGATGGGAGCCACCGTTGTCAAAAGAAGGCCGAATTATTCAGGCATCTCAGCCGTATTGATTCGTTTTGCAAAAAACTTGAAAAAGAGCCTGGATTAA
- the petA gene encoding ubiquinol-cytochrome c reductase iron-sulfur subunit: MNHEGVDTSKRQFLTSALSVVGAVGAGYLAVPFLSQMQPSAKAMAAGAPVEVDLSKMEPGQLIRAAWRGKPVWVLNRTPEVINTLSTLDSKLADPLSNESIQPEYSKNALRSIKPEIFVAVGLCTHLGCSPTFRPEIAPSDLGSDWKGGFFCPCHGSWFDLAGRVYRGVPAPTNLEVPPYRYVKDTLIIIGEDTEATTV; this comes from the coding sequence ATGAACCATGAAGGCGTCGATACCTCAAAACGCCAGTTTCTAACCTCGGCTCTGTCGGTGGTTGGAGCCGTCGGGGCGGGTTACCTGGCCGTCCCATTTCTTTCCCAGATGCAACCCAGTGCCAAGGCCATGGCTGCCGGAGCCCCTGTTGAAGTCGATCTCAGCAAAATGGAGCCAGGCCAGTTGATTCGCGCCGCCTGGCGCGGCAAGCCGGTCTGGGTGCTCAACCGCACCCCCGAAGTCATCAATACCTTGTCCACTCTGGATAGTAAGCTGGCCGACCCATTATCCAACGAGTCTATTCAGCCCGAATATAGTAAAAATGCCTTGCGCTCGATCAAACCGGAAATTTTCGTCGCGGTCGGCCTTTGCACCCATTTAGGCTGCTCGCCGACCTTCCGCCCGGAAATCGCGCCTAGCGATCTGGGTAGCGATTGGAAAGGCGGATTCTTCTGCCCCTGCCATGGCTCCTGGTTCGACCTGGCCGGCCGGGTCTATCGTGGCGTCCCCGCGCCCACCAATCTCGAGGTTCCGCCTTACCGTTATGTAAAGGACACCTTGATCATTATTGGCGAAGACACCGAGGCAACTACTGTATGA
- the hisC gene encoding histidinol-phosphate transaminase, with the protein MPNQALTSLFRPEILAMSAYHVADANNFIKLDAMENPYNWPEELQQVWLEQLKSCPLNRYPDPEAKDLAAALRLTNGIPEQSDLLLGNGSDEIIQILMMALPNNAAVLAPEPGFVMYKQIARSLGLRYQGVPLSDDGFELDLPAMLASIERLRPSLIFLAYPNNPTGNLFDVNAIEAILAAAPGLVVVDEAYAPFADASFIDQLPHRPNLLVMRTVSKLGLAGLRLGFLAGDKAILEQLDKVRLPYNINCLTQLTAEFALKHQQFLLEQTQTIRQQRAEVFNALSAIDSLKTYPSSANFILFKTLDRPASAVFASLKQQGILIKNLSPQGGPLDNCLRVTIGKPEENRAFLDALHHALTE; encoded by the coding sequence ATGCCCAACCAAGCGCTTACATCCTTGTTTCGCCCTGAAATTCTCGCCATGTCGGCTTATCACGTCGCCGATGCCAACAATTTCATCAAACTCGACGCCATGGAAAATCCCTATAATTGGCCGGAAGAGCTACAACAAGTCTGGCTGGAGCAATTAAAATCCTGTCCGCTGAATCGCTACCCGGACCCGGAAGCTAAAGATTTGGCTGCCGCGCTGCGACTGACCAATGGCATACCCGAACAATCGGATTTATTACTAGGCAACGGCTCGGATGAAATCATCCAGATTTTAATGATGGCGTTGCCGAACAATGCCGCCGTGCTGGCACCGGAACCGGGGTTTGTGATGTACAAACAAATCGCCCGCAGCCTGGGATTGCGTTACCAGGGAGTGCCCTTGTCGGACGACGGCTTCGAACTGGACCTGCCGGCGATGCTGGCCTCGATCGAACGTTTGCGGCCGTCACTGATTTTTCTGGCCTACCCGAACAATCCCACCGGCAATTTGTTCGATGTTAATGCCATCGAAGCTATACTGGCCGCTGCTCCGGGCCTGGTGGTGGTCGATGAGGCTTATGCGCCGTTTGCCGACGCCAGTTTTATCGATCAGCTGCCCCATCGACCCAATTTACTGGTGATGCGCACCGTGTCCAAACTAGGGCTGGCCGGTTTGCGCCTGGGCTTTCTTGCCGGCGATAAAGCCATATTGGAACAACTCGACAAAGTGCGTCTGCCTTATAACATCAACTGCCTGACCCAACTGACGGCCGAATTTGCATTGAAGCACCAACAATTCCTATTGGAACAAACCCAAACCATCCGCCAACAACGAGCCGAAGTATTCAACGCGCTCAGTGCGATAGACAGTCTCAAAACCTATCCCAGTTCGGCGAATTTCATTTTATTCAAAACCCTCGATAGACCGGCAAGTGCTGTATTTGCCTCATTGAAGCAACAAGGCATATTGATCAAAAACCTTTCGCCTCAGGGCGGCCCGTTGGACAACTGCCTGCGTGTAACGATAGGCAAGCCGGAAGAAAACCGGGCATTCCTAGACGCTTTGCATCATGCGCTGACCGAATAG
- a CDS encoding alanine/glycine:cation symporter family protein has translation MQAIETLVATLSGWVWGPPMLALLVGTGLYMTVLLRGLQFRALPLAFRLILHKDHGHAGDISHFAALMTALAATVGIGNIVGVATAITLGGPGAVFWMWMTGLVGMVTKYSEAVLAVKYREKGEHGMRGGPMYYLAKGANLPKLGWLFALFTALATFGIGNMTQANSTAKIFEATFAVEPWVTGLVLMTLTALVILGGIRSIGKFTSVLVPFMILGYVGSALTVLVLNAAEIPAAFGLIFGHAFSPAAASGGFAGAGVAAAMRFGIARGVFSNESGLGSAPIAAAAARTHDPVKQALVSMTQTFIDTLLVCTMTALVILTADSWTHGVAAGQLTSASFAETLGVSGEILVAVATSLFAYSTLIGWNYYGEKAIEYLFGARAIRIYRIAFIATVIVGAMMELEFVWNFSDLMNGMMALPNLIGLLMLSKVVKEETDRYFSTHGSN, from the coding sequence ATGCAAGCCATCGAAACACTAGTCGCCACATTGTCCGGATGGGTGTGGGGGCCGCCGATGTTGGCGTTATTGGTCGGCACGGGCTTGTATATGACCGTATTGTTGCGAGGCTTGCAATTTCGCGCGCTGCCCTTGGCGTTTCGGCTGATCCTACATAAAGACCACGGCCACGCCGGCGACATCAGCCATTTTGCCGCGTTGATGACCGCATTGGCGGCGACGGTCGGCATCGGCAACATCGTCGGCGTGGCCACGGCGATCACGCTCGGCGGACCGGGCGCGGTGTTCTGGATGTGGATGACGGGCTTGGTCGGCATGGTGACCAAATATTCCGAAGCGGTGCTGGCGGTCAAATACCGGGAAAAAGGCGAGCACGGCATGCGCGGCGGGCCTATGTATTATCTGGCCAAGGGCGCGAACCTGCCCAAGCTCGGCTGGCTGTTCGCACTGTTCACCGCGTTGGCGACTTTCGGCATCGGCAACATGACCCAGGCCAATTCCACCGCCAAAATTTTCGAGGCCACTTTCGCCGTCGAACCGTGGGTCACCGGCCTAGTATTGATGACGCTGACCGCGCTGGTGATTTTGGGCGGCATCCGTTCGATCGGCAAATTCACCTCGGTGTTGGTGCCGTTCATGATTCTGGGTTATGTCGGCTCAGCGCTGACGGTGCTGGTGCTGAACGCCGCCGAAATCCCGGCCGCATTCGGACTGATCTTCGGCCACGCTTTTTCTCCGGCCGCGGCCAGCGGCGGCTTTGCCGGTGCCGGTGTCGCCGCGGCGATGCGCTTCGGCATAGCGCGCGGCGTATTCTCCAACGAATCGGGCCTCGGCTCCGCGCCGATTGCCGCCGCTGCCGCGCGCACTCACGACCCGGTCAAGCAGGCGCTGGTCAGCATGACCCAAACCTTCATCGATACGCTGCTGGTCTGCACCATGACCGCGCTGGTGATTCTGACCGCCGATTCCTGGACCCACGGCGTCGCCGCCGGCCAATTGACCAGCGCCAGCTTTGCCGAAACCTTGGGTGTCTCCGGCGAAATATTGGTCGCCGTGGCCACCTCGCTATTTGCCTATTCCACCTTGATCGGCTGGAACTATTACGGCGAAAAGGCCATCGAGTATTTGTTCGGCGCCCGCGCCATCCGCATCTACCGCATCGCCTTTATCGCCACGGTGATCGTCGGCGCGATGATGGAGTTGGAGTTCGTCTGGAACTTCTCCGACCTGATGAACGGCATGATGGCGCTGCCCAACTTGATTGGGCTGTTGATGCTGTCGAAAGTCGTCAAGGAAGAGACTGATCGCTATTTCAGTACCCATGGTTCCAATTAG
- a CDS encoding nucleotide kinase domain-containing protein: MKESKIYDLYWKFAAERQNIFYKRLAGESNNLTADPILSKYRFTNAYRASDRVSQYLIQHVIYTGSQPPKEIFFRTLLFRFFNRISTWENLSNVLKDTISFANYDFRLYDEILSNLIDSKNKIYSAAYIMPSGIREFGFPRKHQNNLKLLEYMMRDNVPERVAEAKNLKTVFDILKSYPTLGDFLAYQYTIDLAYSNLDCGQESDFVVPGPGALRGITKCFGDTGKLTPSEIIRYVAERQHEEFSIRGIEFKDLFGRPLQLIDCQNLFCEIDKYARAYDPELTVGGRTRIKQKFSLNSQELKMFYPPKWGINNQIPEKYYSPTRPTGIPS; this comes from the coding sequence ATGAAAGAAAGCAAAATTTATGACCTATATTGGAAATTTGCAGCAGAACGCCAAAATATTTTTTATAAGCGCCTAGCAGGCGAAAGCAATAATTTAACCGCCGATCCAATTTTATCTAAATATCGTTTCACTAACGCTTATCGCGCTTCCGATAGAGTTAGCCAATACCTTATCCAGCACGTCATATACACCGGGAGCCAACCTCCAAAAGAGATTTTCTTTAGGACGCTGCTATTTCGTTTTTTTAACCGCATTTCCACATGGGAAAATCTTAGTAACGTTTTAAAGGATACCATCAGCTTTGCCAATTACGATTTTCGTCTATACGACGAAATTTTGAGCAACCTGATCGACAGTAAAAATAAAATTTACTCTGCGGCATACATTATGCCATCCGGCATCAGAGAATTTGGTTTCCCGCGCAAACATCAAAACAATTTAAAGCTTCTTGAATATATGATGCGGGACAATGTCCCGGAACGAGTAGCCGAGGCGAAAAATCTAAAGACTGTCTTTGATATTTTAAAAAGCTATCCGACATTAGGCGACTTTTTAGCCTATCAGTACACCATCGATCTTGCCTATAGCAATCTTGACTGCGGCCAAGAAAGCGATTTTGTCGTACCGGGGCCCGGCGCATTGCGAGGAATAACAAAATGTTTCGGCGACACCGGAAAATTAACACCCAGCGAAATCATTCGCTACGTTGCAGAACGCCAGCACGAAGAATTTTCTATCCGAGGCATCGAGTTTAAAGATTTATTCGGCCGGCCATTACAATTAATCGATTGCCAGAATTTGTTTTGCGAAATTGATAAATACGCTAGGGCCTATGATCCGGAATTAACCGTAGGCGGAAGAACTAGAATCAAACAAAAATTCTCTTTAAATAGCCAAGAATTAAAGATGTTTTACCCTCCAAAATGGGGGATAAATAATCAAATTCCTGAAAAATATTACTCACCAACAAGGCCGACAGGCATTCCGTCCTAA